The proteins below are encoded in one region of Flavobacterium nackdongense:
- a CDS encoding bifunctional folylpolyglutamate synthase/dihydrofolate synthase has protein sequence MNYQETINWMFNQLPMYQLQGASAYKKDLTNAYLLSNHLGNPENKIKCIHVAGTNGKGSTSHMLTSILQEAGYTVGLYTSPHLKDFRERIKINGPEASGEISEDFVCDFINANKDFFEANDLSFFEMTVGLAFDYFAKEKVDIAIIEVGMGGRLDATNIITPLVSVITNIGLDHTQFLGNTLAAIAFEKAGIIKPNIPVVIGEYTPETQPVFLAKATENNAEIYFASDLIQENYPSDLIGDYQIHNKKTVVQTIAILNNQKEFKISENQIKSGLLNVVRNTGLLGRWQQLGESPKIICDTAHNKNGLEIVMKQIQKEKFDTLHIVLGVVNDKDLDEILPLFPTNAIYYFCKPNIPRGLEVKMLQEKAQKFNLNGEVYNSVSESYAQAVRNAKPSDFIYIGGSTFVVAEIL, from the coding sequence ATGAACTATCAGGAAACCATAAACTGGATGTTTAATCAATTGCCAATGTATCAATTACAAGGGGCTTCTGCTTATAAAAAAGATTTGACTAATGCTTACTTATTATCGAATCATCTTGGTAATCCTGAGAACAAGATCAAATGCATTCACGTTGCCGGAACCAATGGCAAAGGTTCTACTTCTCATATGCTCACTTCGATTCTGCAAGAAGCAGGATATACGGTGGGACTTTATACCTCGCCTCATTTAAAAGATTTTCGAGAACGCATCAAGATTAATGGTCCCGAAGCCTCGGGAGAAATTTCCGAAGATTTTGTTTGCGATTTTATCAATGCAAACAAAGATTTTTTTGAAGCTAATGACTTGAGTTTCTTCGAAATGACGGTGGGTTTGGCTTTTGATTATTTTGCCAAAGAAAAAGTAGATATCGCCATTATTGAAGTCGGAATGGGAGGCCGATTGGACGCCACTAATATTATTACGCCCTTAGTGTCAGTTATTACAAATATAGGACTCGATCACACCCAATTTTTAGGCAATACGCTCGCAGCCATAGCTTTTGAAAAAGCTGGCATTATAAAACCCAACATTCCTGTCGTCATCGGGGAATACACTCCAGAAACGCAGCCTGTTTTTTTAGCAAAAGCAACCGAAAACAATGCCGAAATCTATTTCGCATCCGATCTAATTCAAGAAAATTATCCTTCAGATTTAATTGGAGACTACCAAATTCATAACAAAAAAACCGTCGTACAAACCATTGCCATCCTGAACAATCAAAAGGAATTTAAAATTTCTGAAAACCAAATCAAATCAGGACTTCTAAATGTGGTTCGAAATACAGGACTTTTGGGCAGATGGCAACAATTGGGCGAATCACCTAAAATTATCTGCGACACGGCACACAACAAAAATGGATTAGAAATCGTGATGAAACAAATCCAAAAAGAAAAATTCGACACTTTACATATCGTTTTAGGAGTGGTCAACGACAAAGATTTGGATGAAATCTTACCGCTTTTCCCAACGAATGCCATTTATTATTTCTGCAAACCAAATATTCCTCGCGGACTTGAGGTAAAAATGCTACAAGAAAAAGCACAAAAATTCAATCTAAACGGCGAAGTATATAATTCTGTTTCAGAATCTTATGCGCAAGCAGTGCGAAATGCCAAACCGTCTGACTTTATCTATATTGGAGGAAGTACCTTTGTAGTTGCAGAAATTTTATAG
- a CDS encoding MotA/TolQ/ExbB proton channel family protein, producing MFSLIQVQADTIANAASNVVIEKVATSNEISVLEFIFKGGFFLIPISILLLYTFYLIIERYLYIQKASKIDALLMRDVRDNLRSGKLDMARTIAERSNTASGNVIKEGILIIGRPIIEIESNMDRAADIEIGEMEKHLGQLGLIAGIAPTLGFIGTISGVIKIFYSISVTENISIGNISGGLYEKMISSGAGLLVGIIAYSGYHLLNGKVDNFALKIQKQILEFVNIIQKV from the coding sequence ATGTTTAGTTTAATACAAGTACAAGCCGATACTATCGCAAATGCTGCATCCAATGTGGTCATAGAAAAAGTGGCTACCTCCAATGAAATCTCTGTTTTAGAATTTATTTTTAAAGGTGGGTTCTTCTTGATTCCCATTTCAATACTATTACTTTATACTTTTTATTTAATCATAGAGCGGTATCTATACATTCAAAAAGCATCAAAAATAGATGCACTTTTGATGCGAGATGTGCGAGACAATCTTCGTTCGGGTAAGCTAGATATGGCGCGAACCATTGCGGAACGTAGTAATACTGCCTCAGGAAACGTAATCAAAGAGGGGATTCTTATCATCGGGAGGCCAATTATTGAAATTGAATCGAATATGGATCGCGCTGCCGATATCGAAATTGGTGAAATGGAAAAGCATTTGGGACAACTCGGCCTCATTGCGGGAATTGCGCCAACTTTAGGATTCATTGGAACTATTTCGGGAGTTATCAAAATATTTTACAGCATTTCGGTTACCGAGAATATCAGTATTGGTAATATCTCCGGAGGATTGTACGAAAAAATGATTAGTAGTGGTGCGGGATTATTGGTTGGTATTATTGCGTACAGTGGCTACCATTTGTTGAACGGAAAGGTGGATAACTTTGCCCTAAAAATCCAAAAGCAAATTTTAGAATTTGTAAATATTATTCAAAAAGTATAG
- a CDS encoding ExbD/TolR family protein, which yields MSIKRKRRFHAEVATSSLSDIMFFLLLFFLIISTLANPNVIKMALPKAKSNEKTNKQYISLSVTEDKKFYIDKQAVAFEELETTLMSKMNKEKDQTVIVRIPFNLQVQDLVDVLQIGVKNNLKFVIATSPK from the coding sequence ATGTCCATAAAACGAAAACGAAGATTCCACGCCGAAGTCGCCACATCATCTTTGAGTGATATTATGTTTTTCTTGTTGTTGTTTTTCCTGATTATATCCACTTTGGCCAATCCGAATGTGATTAAAATGGCTTTGCCTAAGGCCAAATCTAACGAGAAAACCAACAAACAATACATTAGTTTGTCTGTTACCGAAGACAAGAAATTCTATATCGATAAGCAAGCAGTCGCCTTTGAAGAATTAGAAACGACTTTGATGTCAAAAATGAACAAGGAAAAAGACCAAACAGTTATTGTTCGAATTCCATTTAATCTGCAAGTTCAGGATTTAGTTGATGTGTTGCAAATTGGTGTAAAAAATAATTTGAAGTTTGTGATTGCTACGAGTCCGAAGTAA
- a CDS encoding energy transducer TonB has translation MSSTLSSDQKKSIAISILLYGTLLLILFFIRFWPPANLEELVGTGGGGGGVTVNFGDSDFGSGANYNSEVLDVKNQAKQTPTETTPDESILSQENSTDETVVIPQKEKPLKPTPVLKEEPKPIVVKPKVSSTTNDALSSIMKGSNKGGDGDDKTAGNKGKANGSLSSNGYYGTGGSGGGTGGGNGTGNGIGTGSGYGVGNGGGYGGGTGYSLGNRKAISKPAPKYTCNEEGKVVVEVSVDRNGRTISAIAGIKGSTNTAKCLLDQARIAAMNTRWDASTDAPEKQVGKIVYNFNLN, from the coding sequence ATGAGTTCGACCTTATCTTCTGACCAAAAAAAATCAATAGCCATTTCTATCCTTTTGTACGGAACGCTGTTGCTAATTTTATTCTTCATTCGCTTTTGGCCACCCGCCAATTTAGAAGAATTGGTTGGTACTGGCGGAGGTGGCGGCGGCGTTACCGTGAATTTTGGCGATAGTGATTTTGGCTCAGGTGCCAATTATAACAGCGAGGTTTTGGATGTGAAAAACCAAGCCAAACAAACACCAACAGAAACCACTCCAGACGAATCTATTTTATCACAGGAAAATTCTACCGATGAAACTGTGGTAATTCCGCAGAAAGAAAAACCACTAAAACCAACTCCTGTTTTAAAAGAAGAACCGAAACCGATTGTAGTAAAGCCAAAAGTTTCTAGTACGACCAACGATGCTTTGTCTAGTATAATGAAAGGTTCGAATAAAGGTGGAGATGGCGATGACAAAACCGCGGGAAACAAAGGAAAAGCGAACGGAAGTTTAAGTTCTAATGGCTATTATGGAACCGGTGGCTCAGGAGGCGGAACGGGCGGTGGAAATGGAACTGGTAACGGAATTGGTACAGGAAGCGGTTATGGTGTTGGAAATGGCGGTGGTTATGGTGGCGGAACGGGTTATTCTTTAGGAAATAGAAAAGCGATTTCGAAACCTGCTCCAAAATACACCTGTAATGAAGAGGGGAAAGTTGTTGTTGAAGTTTCTGTCGACAGAAATGGAAGAACAATAAGCGCCATTGCCGGAATAAAAGGATCTACCAATACTGCAAAATGTTTACTAGATCAAGCTAGAATTGCTGCAATGAATACCCGATGGGATGCCAGCACCGATGCACCAGAAAAACAAGTGGGCAAGATTGTTTATAATTTCAATTTGAATTAA
- a CDS encoding anhydro-N-acetylmuramic acid kinase, with amino-acid sequence MKKNNYNVIGIMSGTSLDGVDLAHIQFQLDNTKWTFEILESETIGYSQSWINHLKSAVDYTEIELRTLNRDYTKLLASIISNFIEKHKIENLDAICSHGHTILHQPHNGFTLQIGNLPEIATLTNQTVVCDFRVQDVKLGGQGAPLVPIGDRILFSDYDYCMNLGGFSNVSFEQNGQRIAFDISPVNTVLNFYANQLGLKYDDKGGNSRTGIVNIDLLNELNSLEYYQLKFPKSLGFEFVKEVVLPMIERFTIAIEDKMRTFTEHLAYQTSLALPTKKGSLLITGGGAYNDFIIERIQSYLPEMEIIIPSAKILEFKEALIFALLGVLKLRGEINTLSSVTGAKMDHSAGEIYNP; translated from the coding sequence ATGAAAAAAAATAACTACAACGTTATCGGAATTATGTCCGGAACCTCGCTTGATGGGGTGGATTTGGCACATATTCAGTTCCAATTAGACAACACCAAATGGACTTTTGAAATCCTTGAAAGTGAAACCATTGGCTATAGCCAAAGTTGGATTAATCATCTAAAATCGGCGGTGGATTATACTGAAATAGAACTTAGGACATTAAACCGAGACTACACCAAACTGCTTGCTTCGATTATTTCAAATTTCATCGAAAAACATAAAATTGAAAATCTGGATGCAATTTGCTCCCACGGACACACTATTTTGCATCAGCCGCACAATGGTTTCACATTACAAATTGGCAATTTACCCGAGATTGCAACGCTCACGAATCAAACTGTGGTTTGTGATTTTAGAGTGCAGGATGTAAAGCTGGGTGGTCAAGGCGCTCCTTTGGTTCCTATTGGCGACCGCATATTGTTTTCGGATTATGATTATTGTATGAATTTAGGCGGTTTTTCGAATGTGTCTTTCGAACAAAACGGACAAAGAATTGCTTTCGATATTTCGCCAGTGAACACCGTTTTAAATTTTTATGCCAATCAATTGGGATTAAAATACGATGATAAAGGCGGGAATTCAAGAACTGGCATCGTCAATATCGATTTATTAAATGAATTAAACTCCTTGGAATATTACCAACTAAAATTCCCGAAATCATTGGGTTTTGAATTTGTTAAAGAAGTGGTATTGCCAATGATTGAACGCTTTACGATTGCAATTGAGGACAAAATGCGGACATTTACCGAACACCTGGCTTACCAAACTTCTTTGGCCTTACCCACCAAAAAAGGTAGCCTATTGATCACTGGAGGAGGCGCTTATAATGATTTTATTATTGAACGCATTCAATCCTATTTGCCTGAAATGGAAATTATAATTCCGTCAGCCAAAATATTGGAATTCAAAGAAGCCTTAATATTTGCATTACTTGGCGTTTTGAAATTACGAGGGGAAATCAATACTTTGAGCAGTGTTACGGGAGCAAAAATGGATCATAGTGCCGGAGAAATATACAATCCATAG
- a CDS encoding acyl-CoA dehydrogenase family protein, producing the protein MDFNLTEEHLMIQQAAKDFAQNELLPGVIERDEHSKFPTEQVKMMAELGFMGMMVDPKYGGSGLDSISYVLAMTEIAKIDASSAVIMSVNNSLVCAGMEKYCNEEQKLKYLVPLAKGEVIGAFCLSEPEAGSDASSQKTTAIDMGDYYLLNGTKNWITNGGTASTYLVIAQTDVEKGHKGINAFIVEKGWAGFDIGPKEKKMGIRGSDTHSLLFNDVKVPKENRIGADGFGFTFAMNVLNGGRIGIASQALGIATGAYELALKYSQERKAFGKEIFKHQAIAFKLADMFVKITAAKLLIMKAACEKDEGKDIAHSGAMAKLYASEIALEVANEAVQIHGGNGYVAEYHVERMMRDSKITQIYEGTSEIQRIVISRGLVS; encoded by the coding sequence ATGGATTTTAATCTTACCGAAGAGCATTTAATGATTCAGCAAGCTGCCAAAGATTTTGCTCAAAACGAACTATTACCGGGTGTAATCGAACGTGATGAACACTCAAAATTCCCTACTGAGCAAGTAAAAATGATGGCTGAACTTGGGTTTATGGGAATGATGGTTGACCCAAAATATGGCGGTTCAGGATTGGATAGTATTTCCTATGTTTTGGCAATGACTGAAATCGCTAAAATAGATGCTTCGTCAGCAGTAATTATGTCGGTTAATAATTCTCTGGTTTGTGCTGGAATGGAAAAATATTGCAACGAAGAACAAAAACTGAAATATTTAGTTCCACTTGCCAAAGGAGAGGTTATTGGCGCCTTTTGTTTGTCGGAGCCAGAAGCTGGAAGTGATGCTAGTTCTCAAAAAACAACTGCCATTGATATGGGAGATTATTATTTGTTGAATGGAACAAAAAACTGGATAACCAATGGAGGAACTGCATCTACTTATTTAGTAATCGCTCAAACCGATGTTGAAAAAGGACATAAAGGAATCAATGCTTTTATTGTAGAAAAAGGTTGGGCGGGTTTTGATATTGGTCCTAAAGAAAAAAAGATGGGTATTCGTGGTTCGGACACTCATTCCTTATTATTTAATGATGTGAAAGTTCCCAAAGAAAATAGAATTGGCGCTGACGGTTTCGGTTTTACTTTTGCAATGAATGTGTTGAATGGGGGGCGAATAGGGATTGCCTCGCAAGCATTAGGCATTGCCACTGGAGCTTATGAGTTGGCTTTGAAATATTCTCAAGAGCGCAAAGCTTTTGGCAAAGAAATATTCAAACATCAAGCCATAGCCTTCAAATTAGCCGATATGTTTGTCAAAATTACTGCAGCCAAATTATTAATTATGAAAGCCGCTTGCGAAAAAGACGAAGGCAAAGACATTGCGCATTCGGGCGCGATGGCAAAATTATATGCTTCCGAAATTGCTTTAGAAGTAGCAAATGAAGCCGTTCAAATTCACGGTGGGAACGGATATGTGGCCGAATACCACGTAGAACGAATGATGCGCGATTCGAAAATCACACAAATTTATGAGGGAACTTCAGAGATTCAACGGATTGTGATTTCCAGAGGATTGGTTTCTTAG
- a CDS encoding LytR/AlgR family response regulator transcription factor yields MVIKAIVVDDEILNLKNLEIILKKNFPKIEIKALFQNVADAKYFLEKNHIDLLFLDISMPIADGFDLLKYFPNQDFQIIFITAHEEFAIKAIKAGAVDYILKPIILEELEIAINKVSNIIVSQKRNAAKKVLTINYEGGKSIIELDQIIYLKGFDNLTTVYLTKNKKITVSKTLKYFEELLGEGFFRIHKSYIVNLKFIDKIESKETYVLTLKERTQLPISRRNYKNLNDYLKNKSL; encoded by the coding sequence ATGGTAATAAAAGCAATAGTTGTGGATGATGAAATTTTAAATCTTAAAAATTTAGAAATAATCCTAAAAAAGAATTTTCCTAAAATTGAGATAAAAGCTTTATTTCAAAATGTTGCCGATGCAAAATATTTTTTAGAAAAAAACCACATAGATTTACTTTTTTTGGACATTTCTATGCCTATTGCTGATGGTTTTGATTTATTGAAATATTTTCCGAATCAAGATTTTCAAATAATTTTTATTACAGCCCATGAAGAGTTTGCTATAAAAGCTATAAAAGCAGGCGCTGTTGATTATATTCTAAAGCCTATTATTTTGGAGGAATTAGAGATTGCCATCAATAAAGTTTCAAATATCATTGTTTCCCAAAAAAGGAATGCTGCAAAAAAGGTCTTAACTATAAACTATGAAGGAGGTAAATCAATTATTGAATTGGATCAAATTATTTATTTGAAAGGGTTTGACAACCTTACTACGGTATATCTGACCAAAAATAAAAAAATTACGGTCTCAAAAACACTAAAATATTTTGAAGAACTATTGGGTGAAGGTTTTTTCAGAATTCATAAATCCTATATTGTGAATTTAAAATTTATAGATAAAATTGAGTCAAAGGAGACTTATGTACTCACATTAAAAGAGAGAACCCAGCTTCCTATTTCTAGAAGAAATTATAAAAATTTAAATGATTATCTAAAAAACAAATCATTATGA
- a CDS encoding sensor histidine kinase, with translation MKKVLLLSIFVFWFSFGIAQEHYKNFHFTTDDGLPSNTIYGITEDKAGNIILGTDNGLTFFDGNEFKTWNVKDGLINSYIVAVANDADGTIWFINYGGKLQKLQNNKIVNTTIFCDYYNQILSTKRSLFLYTTQVLNKSNGYTNIELFKQKGLKINADTLIKTKKMAAPALAQNGEDILFKDNYIFYKQHKIPLSKKVKLLHKVIFRKDNVCVLDEFNLFIVDFKGTILNTVKLPQPLSEKRFYKYDFVVDQQENCWLNIQGKGLFVLKNNQWISEQESLGLSTDENINFLFCDSKGRLWIGTNQKGLFCIPSSLIEAIYFKNRVNNFTSFATAFDKQALYVATNFSLYLYKNQQLSLLEKTELPFKIDNIDNNPIYYFPYYKMLTSDKNLESLPRLLGKQFIKKEGEKYFSLFGMSGIVIRQKKNLLYKDRYIENKIRVKEKIDKVIYYKKEYYFSNKQKINVRTFDDNFIYSKRELKFKIKGFIKDFTFIGDTMWIAANNVIYKAFNEKIIDSITRINGVELQNIKKIKLIGQDKYLCTSNGLFKISKAGNRVLNKFNFLPSNDVNNVALFQNSLFVATDDGLAKVNNEIITAKAVSPFLNVVFKGRRVSTIKIPTNDDNVDLLLEIQNFYSAKNKLVQYKTDNSSWAIANGNSISFPIQSYGNHSITIRVKDVNSDWTIKTITINRAFPFYLKWWFIGIMIVVLLGILYCIYQFQIARIKRKQQQEMAINNKIVELRQNALTALMNPHFLFNSLSSIQYFINSNQIQKSSDYLGKLARLARLFLMQASSSFITLEEEIIRLKLYIELEQLRFNNFEFQFHIDENIDISTTKIPNMIVQPFIENAILHGISHLREQDGIITLNIFLVDQLLTIEVIDNGFGIDNYILRKKNHISKGINIILERIEILQQSYPENVFCIIQESVFPNQDRKGHRVTIKVTILP, from the coding sequence ATGAAGAAGGTCTTGTTGCTTTCTATTTTTGTTTTTTGGTTTTCATTTGGAATCGCTCAGGAGCATTACAAAAACTTTCATTTTACTACAGATGATGGGTTGCCGTCCAACACCATTTATGGCATCACAGAGGATAAAGCAGGAAATATTATTTTGGGAACAGACAATGGTTTGACTTTCTTTGACGGAAATGAGTTCAAAACCTGGAATGTAAAAGACGGTTTAATAAATTCATATATTGTAGCTGTTGCAAATGATGCTGATGGAACAATTTGGTTTATAAATTATGGAGGAAAGCTTCAGAAACTGCAAAATAACAAAATAGTCAATACTACTATTTTTTGTGACTACTACAATCAAATCCTTAGCACTAAAAGGAGTCTTTTTCTATATACAACCCAAGTATTAAATAAAAGTAATGGATATACTAATATTGAATTATTTAAGCAAAAAGGGCTGAAAATTAATGCCGATACGCTTATAAAAACAAAAAAAATGGCAGCTCCAGCCTTAGCTCAAAATGGCGAAGATATTCTCTTTAAAGACAATTATATATTTTATAAACAGCACAAAATACCGCTTTCAAAAAAAGTGAAATTACTGCATAAAGTGATTTTCAGAAAAGACAATGTGTGTGTTTTGGATGAATTTAATTTATTTATTGTTGATTTTAAAGGAACAATTTTAAATACTGTAAAATTGCCACAGCCCCTTTCTGAAAAGCGATTTTACAAATATGATTTTGTAGTGGATCAGCAGGAAAATTGTTGGCTTAATATTCAAGGCAAAGGTTTGTTTGTATTGAAAAATAACCAATGGATAAGTGAGCAAGAATCATTAGGGCTTAGTACGGATGAAAATATTAACTTTTTGTTCTGTGATTCAAAGGGACGTCTTTGGATTGGGACAAATCAAAAAGGATTGTTTTGTATTCCTAGCAGTTTAATTGAAGCCATTTATTTTAAAAATAGGGTAAATAATTTTACCAGTTTTGCAACCGCTTTTGATAAACAAGCGTTATATGTTGCAACAAATTTTAGCTTGTATTTATACAAAAATCAACAACTTAGTTTATTGGAGAAAACTGAACTTCCTTTTAAAATTGATAATATTGATAATAATCCTATTTACTATTTTCCATATTATAAAATGTTGACTTCTGATAAAAACTTGGAATCGTTACCACGCCTATTAGGTAAACAATTTATTAAAAAAGAAGGTGAAAAATATTTTTCGTTATTTGGAATGTCAGGAATTGTAATTCGCCAAAAAAAGAATTTGCTTTATAAGGATCGCTATATAGAAAATAAAATTCGAGTAAAAGAGAAGATAGATAAGGTTATCTATTATAAAAAAGAATACTATTTCAGTAATAAGCAAAAAATAAATGTACGGACTTTTGACGATAATTTTATATATTCAAAAAGAGAATTAAAATTTAAAATTAAAGGATTTATTAAAGATTTTACTTTCATAGGTGACACGATGTGGATTGCTGCCAACAATGTCATTTATAAGGCTTTCAATGAGAAAATAATAGATAGTATTACTCGAATTAACGGTGTTGAACTTCAAAATATTAAGAAAATCAAACTAATTGGTCAGGACAAATATTTGTGTACTAGTAATGGTTTATTCAAAATAAGCAAAGCCGGAAATCGAGTTCTGAACAAATTTAATTTTTTGCCAAGTAATGATGTCAATAATGTGGCTTTGTTTCAAAATAGTTTATTTGTAGCCACAGACGATGGTTTAGCTAAAGTAAACAATGAAATTATAACTGCAAAGGCTGTGTCTCCTTTTTTAAATGTCGTTTTTAAAGGACGGAGAGTTAGTACTATTAAGATTCCTACCAATGACGATAATGTTGATTTACTATTAGAAATTCAAAATTTTTATTCTGCAAAAAACAAATTGGTTCAGTACAAAACAGATAATTCTTCGTGGGCTATTGCTAATGGCAACAGTATTAGTTTTCCTATACAGTCTTATGGAAATCATAGTATTACCATTCGGGTAAAAGATGTTAATTCCGATTGGACCATAAAAACCATTACAATAAACAGAGCATTTCCTTTTTATCTTAAATGGTGGTTTATAGGCATAATGATTGTAGTGTTATTAGGAATTTTATATTGCATATATCAGTTTCAAATTGCCAGAATTAAAAGGAAACAACAGCAAGAAATGGCAATAAACAATAAGATAGTCGAATTGCGTCAAAATGCTTTGACGGCATTAATGAATCCTCATTTCCTATTCAATTCCCTAAGTTCGATTCAGTATTTTATCAATAGTAATCAAATTCAAAAAAGTAGTGATTATCTTGGCAAATTGGCTCGTTTGGCTCGATTGTTTCTGATGCAAGCTTCGAGTTCGTTTATAACTTTGGAAGAAGAGATCATTAGATTAAAACTTTATATAGAATTAGAACAGCTTCGGTTCAATAATTTTGAATTCCAATTTCATATAGATGAAAATATTGATATTTCCACAACAAAAATACCTAATATGATAGTACAGCCATTTATAGAAAATGCCATACTTCACGGAATTTCTCATCTAAGGGAGCAGGACGGAATAATTACACTCAATATTTTTCTTGTAGACCAACTTCTGACTATTGAAGTAATAGATAATGGTTTCGGGATTGATAACTATATACTTAGGAAAAAAAATCATATTTCTAAAGGGATAAACATAATTTTAGAAAGAATTGAAATTCTGCAACAATCCTATCCTGAAAACGTATTCTGTATAATACAAGAATCGGTATTCCCAAACCAAGATCGAAAAGGACATAGAGTTACCATTAAAGTAACCATTTTACCTTAA
- a CDS encoding T9SS type A sorting domain-containing protein produces the protein MKKITLLSLIVFTITSQAQNKLLSSIIENYNGSSWQKYAGHNYEYDSNNNLISETFLFWNYVEWVIEDKTNYTYDANNKVTEVLYQEWNNVTKQFEKPQKEIYTYSDYVGGKITEKLFQKWENSQWVNDGKFIFGYDSNNLLNAGLGHSWDGTQWILDDREYFFYSGNQLTSSITETRVGVPFQKDYRSTYSYYNNKITSYQGENWIDGAWSLRVNTAYLFDANGNRIRNTSIYSSTTYKEEYDYDNLSLMASFAHPFKDKTGLDYLFESFPYVNKLLSSTQYYFDTVSSSFKPNSRTTYNYNNNIVLSNEQLEIPKTTILVFPNPTTSKLNLAISNDLTIDKIVIVDSNGKMVMQQNQNVSQVNVENLAAGLYIIEAFSGKDKFTSKFVKK, from the coding sequence ATGAAAAAAATTACCTTATTATCACTAATCGTTTTTACAATTACATCACAAGCACAAAACAAATTATTGTCAAGCATTATCGAAAATTATAATGGAAGTAGTTGGCAAAAGTACGCAGGTCACAATTATGAATATGACAGTAACAATAATTTAATTTCGGAAACATTCTTATTTTGGAACTATGTTGAGTGGGTAATAGAAGACAAAACGAACTATACTTATGATGCTAATAATAAAGTTACAGAAGTATTGTACCAGGAATGGAATAATGTAACAAAACAATTTGAAAAACCCCAAAAAGAAATTTATACTTATAGCGATTATGTAGGAGGGAAAATAACTGAAAAACTATTCCAAAAATGGGAAAATTCACAATGGGTTAATGATGGGAAATTTATATTTGGATACGATAGTAATAATTTATTAAATGCTGGTTTAGGACATTCGTGGGATGGTACACAATGGATACTGGATGATCGTGAATATTTTTTCTATTCCGGTAATCAACTAACTAGTAGTATTACCGAAACACGTGTTGGTGTTCCATTTCAAAAAGATTATAGAAGTACTTATTCCTATTACAATAACAAAATTACTTCTTATCAGGGGGAAAATTGGATTGACGGAGCTTGGTCTTTACGGGTAAATACTGCTTATTTATTTGATGCAAATGGTAACCGAATTCGTAATACTAGTATCTATAGTTCTACTACTTACAAAGAGGAGTATGATTATGATAACTTAAGTTTAATGGCAAGTTTTGCACATCCTTTTAAAGATAAAACAGGATTAGATTACCTTTTTGAAAGTTTTCCTTATGTAAATAAGTTACTGTCTTCAACTCAGTATTATTTTGATACTGTATCAAGTAGTTTCAAACCAAATAGTAGAACAACCTATAATTACAATAATAATATAGTTTTATCTAATGAACAGCTTGAAATACCCAAAACTACTATTCTAGTGTTTCCAAATCCGACTACTTCAAAACTAAATCTCGCAATTTCAAATGACCTAACAATTGACAAAATTGTTATTGTCGATAGTAATGGAAAAATGGTGATGCAGCAAAATCAAAATGTAAGTCAAGTAAATGTGGAAAATCTTGCTGCAGGACTTTATATAATTGAGGCGTTTTCTGGAAAAGATAAATTTACAAGTAAGTTTGTGAAAAAATAA